The uncultured Bacteroides sp. genomic sequence CTTTTTCTTTTTAAACAGTTTAATATAAGATGATTTTGAACCACCTTTTTCTTCATCAGTTAGTTTAATATGAGGTATACGCATGAATATTACAGCAAACAGCATCAATAGTATGATTATGGCAAAGAGCCAATACAATGAGACCCATGGTAGTTGGGGAGGAGTCAGCTTTGCTAGTAGGTCGATAAATAGATTGTTTCCCTGAATGTATATTTTAGGATTTAGTTCTTTAACCAGATAAATGTAGACTAAAGGGCTTATGAATGAGGCTATCCCGAATACGAATTGTGCTAGTTCGGCAACAAATGCATAATTCTCTTCACCTCCCGCAACCCGCTGTAAGGGGTTTAGTACTGTTTGAAGCATTGCCATGCCCAATCCAATGATAAAGCATGAAGCCAGTAACATTCCATAAGAAGGAAAACAAGCAAACATAATTGTTCCGCAAAAAGGCATTAAGAATCCTATAAATAAAACTTTTTTATCTCCTATTTTGTCTATCATAATACCTGCCGGTATAGACATAATGGCGTATGCTATGAAAAAAGAGGTAGGAATAAAACCCGCCATAGCCAAATGATTAAGATTAAAGTTTTTAATAATATCCGGAATTAATGGTCCCAAAATATTTGTAATAAATGATATTACAAACCAAAAGACCATAATAAAAGAGAGAAGTGTGAAATTCTTTTTCATTTTAGAGTTCTATAAATAGTAAGGTCAATAATCTTTCTGAAAACAGAGTTTCAAAAATAGCTCTTTTTCTTGAGACTTTGTTGGAATCAGTTCTTATTCTTTGGAGTAAAATATAAAAGTAGAGACCTATTTCAGGTGGTAGTTACTAAAGTATGTCATTATTGCAATTTAGTCTTTTAATAGATCGGGGCTAACAAAGAATGACTGAAGAGAAAATATCAATAAAACGGAAAGGTTACAAAAGAACTGAATTAACGAAGGATTTTGTTATCAGGTATTTTATCTCAAAAGTGGTTTACTTGCTGTGATAGCAAAATGAGTTGGTACAATGAGTCTGTTTATATAAGGAATGGAGATTGACTATCTCACTTTTTTAAGAACTTAAATAAAAAATATACACACTTTGAAACATGGGCAAAAAAAATGGTTGTTTCACAACAACCAATCTTTGTTAACCTTAAATCTAATACTATGAAAAACACATTGCAAAGGTACAAGTTTTAATTTAATCTCCAAATAAATGAAATAAAATCAGGTGTTTTACAACATATTTTAAAGAATATTTGTTTCGGTTAAATGTATAAGCCATTATATTATCATTTTTTCTTTGTTTTGCCTTGTTTATGTAAAATAATAGAAGCGTTTTCTACAGTAATAAGACAGCCAGATGGTAGATAGTCAAACCATGGAAGAATTTTTTCTATAAACATATCAATCTTTTCCGATTCATCGGCTATTTCCACCACAACGGGTAATTTTTCTGTGATTTCCCAGAATTTAACCGAACGGATAATGCTGCTTGAACCAAATCCCATTATTCCCTTTGTAACCGTTGCTCCGGCAAGTCCATATCGTTTGGCTGCAAAAACAATAGTTTCATAAAGAATAGAATGTTTAAACTTGTCTGTGTTGCTGATAAATATCCGCAATATCTTAGCTTCACTTTTTGCTTCCATACTTAAAATATTTTAGTGATAAGATTACCTAAATAGGTGGCTGTTAACCCCAGAAATAAACTAAAACCGGCATAAAGTGCAAAATAAAAGAAGTTGCCATCTCTTAATAGCGATACGTTTTCATTGGCAAAAGTGGAGAATGTTGTAAATCCGCCGCAAAAGCCTACGGTGAGAAACATTCGCCATTCATTGTTGATAAGGTTTCCCCGTTCAGAGAGTCCATAAAAAAAGCCGATAAGAAAGCAACCGAGTATATTTACAATAAACGTTCCGAATGGGAATGAGGAAATAATGCTGTTTTGCATAAACTTTGAAAGAAGATAGCGTGATATGCCACCTAAAAAGCTGCCGGAACCTATTATGAATAGAGTTTTTATCA encodes the following:
- a CDS encoding DUF190 domain-containing protein, whose amino-acid sequence is MEAKSEAKILRIFISNTDKFKHSILYETIVFAAKRYGLAGATVTKGIMGFGSSSIIRSVKFWEITEKLPVVVEIADESEKIDMFIEKILPWFDYLPSGCLITVENASIILHKQGKTKKK
- the crcB gene encoding fluoride efflux transporter CrcB, which produces MIKTLFIIGSGSFLGGISRYLLSKFMQNSIISSFPFGTFIVNILGCFLIGFFYGLSERGNLINNEWRMFLTVGFCGGFTTFSTFANENVSLLRDGNFFYFALYAGFSLFLGLTATYLGNLITKIF
- a CDS encoding sugar MFS transporter: MKKNFTLLSFIMVFWFVISFITNILGPLIPDIIKNFNLNHLAMAGFIPTSFFIAYAIMSIPAGIMIDKIGDKKVLFIGFLMPFCGTIMFACFPSYGMLLASCFIIGLGMAMLQTVLNPLQRVAGGEENYAFVAELAQFVFGIASFISPLVYIYLVKELNPKIYIQGNNLFIDLLAKLTPPQLPWVSLYWLFAIIILLMLFAVIFMRIPHIKLTDEEKGGSKSSYIKLFKKKKVWLFFLGIFAYVSTEQGIANFMTTFLERYHNIDPQLEGAKAVSHFWGLMTVGCVVGMILLKLYDCRKVLLGSGILSTIFLLLALFGCKSIAIIAFPTIGFCISVMYSIVFSLALNSVSKNHGSFAGILCSGIVGGAGGPLLVSAIADITNLRIGMLFILVFILYITSIGIWARPLIDNKTIKLKELFKKS